The following proteins come from a genomic window of Corallococcus sp. NCRR:
- a CDS encoding uroporphyrinogen-III synthase: MDPRLDGIRILVTRPRERAEELCFLLEDEGAEVLSLPLLELHPPEDPRPLASAAEHVQRYHWVVFASPSAVEAFLEALRLAGTLDRLSRVKLAAVGPRTARAVEGYGLKVEAEPNEGTGAALFTALRDVLGPEDDVLLPAAEEGRRELEDGLRDLGVRVTRVTAYRSAPATVEPESLARLAESPPQVVLFASPRTAEAFVEGVGREPLASAKVVAIGPTTATALTQLGIPVAAVAERPTPEALVDATVRAVHG; encoded by the coding sequence GTGGACCCGCGACTGGATGGCATCCGAATCTTGGTGACGCGCCCGCGTGAGCGGGCCGAGGAGCTGTGCTTCCTCCTGGAGGACGAGGGCGCGGAGGTCCTCAGCCTGCCGCTGCTGGAGCTGCATCCGCCGGAGGACCCGCGCCCGCTCGCGTCCGCCGCCGAGCACGTGCAGCGCTACCACTGGGTGGTGTTCGCCAGCCCCTCCGCCGTGGAGGCCTTCCTGGAGGCCCTGCGGCTCGCCGGTACGTTGGACCGGCTGTCCCGCGTGAAGCTGGCCGCCGTGGGGCCGCGCACCGCGAGGGCCGTGGAGGGCTATGGCCTGAAGGTGGAGGCCGAGCCCAACGAGGGCACCGGCGCGGCGCTCTTCACCGCCCTGCGCGACGTGCTGGGGCCGGAGGACGACGTGCTCCTCCCCGCGGCGGAGGAGGGCAGGCGCGAGCTGGAGGACGGCCTGCGCGACCTGGGCGTGCGGGTCACCCGCGTGACGGCCTACCGCAGCGCTCCGGCCACCGTCGAACCGGAGTCGCTGGCCCGGCTGGCCGAATCGCCGCCCCAGGTGGTGCTCTTCGCCTCGCCGCGCACCGCGGAGGCCTTCGTGGAGGGGGTGGGCCGCGAGCCGCTGGCCTCCGCGAAAGTGGTGGCCATTGGCCCCACCACGGCGACCGCGCTGACGCAGTTGGGCATCCCCGTGGCCGCCGTCGCCGAGCGCCCCACGCCCGAGGCGCTGGTGGATGCCACCGTTCGCGCCGTTCACGGGTAG
- the hemC gene encoding hydroxymethylbilane synthase has protein sequence MMKTVRIATRESPLALWQANHVASLLTARNPGLEVTLVKMTTEGDRFLSAPLSQVGGKGLFVKEIEQALLDGRADIAVHSLKDMTSVFPEGLILAAVPAREDPRDAFCSPEGHTLAMLPAGAKVGTSSLRRSCILRERRPDLEIVSLRGNVQTRLQKTRDLQLAGAMLAAAGLKRLGLDHHITQVVPVAESLPAVGQGVLAIQCREADADVRALLSPLEDLATRNAVRAERAFLAKLEGGCTVPMAGHATVKDGQVYLSGLVGRPDGTRVVRGEVKGPVPEAERLGEALADELLSRGAGDILRDFARREGAPRA, from the coding sequence ATGATGAAGACGGTGCGAATCGCGACGCGGGAGAGCCCGCTGGCGCTGTGGCAGGCGAATCACGTGGCCTCGCTCCTCACCGCGCGCAACCCCGGCCTGGAGGTCACCCTGGTGAAGATGACCACCGAGGGCGACCGCTTCCTGTCCGCGCCGCTGTCCCAGGTGGGCGGCAAGGGCCTGTTCGTGAAGGAGATTGAACAGGCGCTGCTCGATGGCCGCGCGGACATCGCGGTGCACAGCCTCAAGGACATGACGTCGGTGTTCCCGGAGGGGCTCATCCTGGCGGCGGTGCCGGCGCGCGAGGATCCGCGCGACGCGTTCTGCAGCCCGGAGGGGCACACGCTGGCGATGCTGCCCGCGGGCGCGAAGGTGGGCACGTCCTCGCTCCGGCGCAGCTGCATCCTGCGCGAGCGCCGGCCGGACCTGGAGATCGTCTCGCTGCGCGGCAACGTGCAGACGCGCCTGCAGAAGACGCGCGACCTCCAGCTCGCGGGCGCGATGCTCGCGGCGGCGGGGCTCAAGCGCCTGGGATTGGACCACCACATCACCCAGGTGGTGCCGGTGGCGGAGAGCCTGCCGGCGGTGGGGCAGGGCGTGCTGGCCATCCAGTGCCGCGAGGCGGACGCGGACGTGCGCGCGCTGCTTTCACCCCTGGAGGACCTGGCCACCCGCAACGCGGTGCGGGCCGAGCGCGCCTTCCTGGCGAAGCTGGAGGGCGGCTGCACCGTGCCCATGGCCGGCCACGCCACCGTGAAGGACGGCCAGGTGTACCTGAGCGGCCTCGTCGGCCGGCCGGACGGGACACGGGTGGTACGGGGCGAGGTGAAGGGCCCCGTACCGGAAGCGGAGCGGCTGGGCGAGGCGCTCGCGGACGAGCTGCTGTCGCGCGGGGCGGGAGACATCCTGCGCGATTTCGCCCGCCGCGAAGGCGCTCCCCGCGCCTAG